In Anticarsia gemmatalis isolate Benzon Research Colony breed Stoneville strain chromosome 4, ilAntGemm2 primary, whole genome shotgun sequence, one DNA window encodes the following:
- the LOC142972478 gene encoding protein-lysine N-methyltransferase EEF2KMT, with translation MTTETEKCDPLNQLIHHFYSGNHSFSLNPEDIKKIDWNRQQAFLEATVNSTLLKKYPVSSNFSKIFLKKLIEYLESHQEVHDDLYAQLCLAMKVSNHNNFCYKHYVVGQSLDKIITIKETRNMVVNGTTGLKTWEAALMLSDWALCNKDLFLNKNVLELGSGVGFAGITIAKMCDIKSLVLSDCHDEVLKTITENIQINFPSYEQKVSQPTLFTNGPKTIGATMLDWNKVDHFNEHMVPDLVIGADIVYDPSILKPLCNVLQTFCIKNRDIDIYIASVIRNEETFNGFLETLSSMNLKYEKIEMIKSVFIDWDEKIQKCVLKIKLNN, from the exons ATGACTACTGAAACGGAAAAATGTGATCCGTTAAATCAATTAATACATCATTTTTACTCCGGGAATCATAGTTTTAGCCTCAAT CCTGAGGACATTAAGAAAATAGATTGGAATCGTCAGCAAGCATTTCTTGAAGCCACAGTAAAtagtacattattaaaaaagtatccAGTAAGCAGtaatttttcaaagatatttctaaaaaaattgaTTGAATATTTAGAATCTCATCAAGAAGTTCATGACGATCTGTATGCACAATTATGTTTAGCTATGAAGGTATCTAATCATAACAATTTTTGTTACAAACACTATGTTGTTGGTCAAagtttagataaaattataacaataaaagaaacaagGAATATGGTGGTAAATGGGACAACTGGACTAAAGACTTGGGAG GCTGCTTTAATGTTATCAGACTGGGCACTATGCaataaggatttatttttaaataaaaatgtattagagCTGGGTTCAGGTGTTGGTTTTGCAGGCATAACTATTGCAAAGATGTGTGATATTAAATCCTTAGTCCTCAGTGATTGTCATGATgaagtattaaaaacaattactgaaaatattcaaattaattttccatCTTATGAACAAAAAGTGTCTCAaccaacattatttacaaatggACCTAAAACAATAg gtGCAACCATGCTTGATTGGAACAAAGTGGATCATTTTAATGAACATATGGTTCCGGATTTGGTAATTGGAGCAGATATAGTGTATGACCCTTCAATATTAAAACCCTTGTGCaatgttttacaaacattttgtattaaaaatagagACATCGACATTTATATTGCTAGTGTAATAAGAAATGAAGAAACTTTTAATGGTTTCTTGGAAACtctaa gTTCAATGAACTTGAAGTACGAGAAAATAGAAATGATTAAAAGCGTGTTTATAGACTGGGATGAAAAAATACAGAAATGtgtgcttaaaataaaattaaataactaa
- the LOC142972482 gene encoding uncharacterized protein YdcI has translation MENSQQSERKLRKRKVESTETAPKTSRKKRKTEDGEVDKTETKMGNLKSKLLGTKTVKIDSVKSIQKVSKSDDIENVEEERYSSIDTESNIGNVWNESQMLSQVAKVPIQLAQNFVNLLSEGCTLPFIARYRKTAVANLMPDRLQELHESYINITQLKKKVKTVIENLKKNEKLTTDVEKSILNARNLSELDLIYAPLKSHSLSLAERARNLGLEPYAVRALNGEHIELRNLCNGSDELATVEKVEAHITHIVADIIYKDTRVLEQMRTLKEETRFTIQSSRTRSSTKEKEADNKKVDSKSDPETYKIYFDWKCPSHFIKPHQTLALNRGEDEKILSIKVVVPDWFYNKLERFCLTLWNNAFWVRKGLGDAYARLIKPWLSRHVRADLTTVAQKEAVKTFTTNLEKYLLTEPIKNRTIVGLDPGFRAGCKVGVINCNGEKLEACTLHPDLRQHRNNDLAARQLKDLIKKYGVELIGLGNGTACRETELWLKSHHISDNVPIIIVPEQGASIYSISKEAQKEHPNMDPNLISALSIARRVLDPLGELIKVEPKNLGVGMYQHDIPPKMLETALDSAVEKVVSLVGVDINTASQAMLRRISGLNEGRAKKIIEYRQDHNGFSSRAEIMKVPGIGKVTFQQCAGFLTVLDSSEPLDTTIIHPESYSIAKAFAKKIGVNIKDITQPNFPAIVERKVATIDISNTSKELKTDTCTLELIINAFKQKKYEDNVITFCKPVYSVSVQNMEQLKEGTSLTGVVRNVVPFGCFVDCGVGDNGLIHRSNLGGNQTPKLGDRVAVTVIASPKPKRIQLKLEKILD, from the exons ATGGAAAACTCTCAACAGTCTGAACGTAAACTTAGAAAACGTAAGGTAGAATCAACTGAAACTGCTCCCAAAACATCCCGGAAAAAACGAAAGACTGAAGACGGTGAAGTAGACAAAACAGAGACAAAAATGGGAAATCTGAAATCGAAATTGTTAGGAACGAAAACTGTAAAAATTGATTCGgttaaaagtatacaaaaagtTTCTAAAAGTGACGACATTGAAAATGTCGAAGAAGAACGTTACTCTAGTATTGATACAGAAAGCAATATCGGCAATGTATGGAATGAGTCTCAAATGTTGTCACAAGTGGCAAAAGTACCAATTCAATTGGCacaaaactttgttaatttaCTCTCTGAGGGCTGTACTCTTCCATTTATAGCTAGATACAGGAAAACTGCTGTGGCTAATTTGATGCCTGACCG CCTTCAGGAGCTACATGAGAGTTACATAAACATTACACAGCTAAAGAAAAAAGTGAAAACtgttattgaaaacttaaagaaaaatgaaaaactaACTACTGATGTAGAGAAAAGTATACTAAATGCTAGAAACTTATCTGAACTGGATCTAATA TATGCCCCTTTAAAATCACATTCACTATCATTAGCTGAAAGGGCTCGGAACCTTGGTCTCGAACCATATGCCGTAAGAGCACTAAACGGAGAACATATTGAACTGAGAAACTTATGCAATGGCAGTGATGAACTGGCTACAGTGGAGAAAGTGGAAGCCCATATTACACATATAGTAGCTGACATCATTTATAAGGATACAAGAGTTTTAGAACAAATGAGAACTCT AAAAGAGGAAACAAGATTCACAATTCAAAGTAGTAGGACTAGGAGTTCtactaaagaaaaagaagcaGATAATAAAAAGGTTGATTCTAAATCAGACCCtgaaacatataaaatatattttgattggaAGTGCCCAAGTCACTTTATAAAACCTCATCAAACTCTAGCATTGAACAGAGGTGAAGATGAAAAGATTCTATCAATAAAAGTAGTTGTTCCTGattggttttataataaactggAAAG GTTTTGTCTCACTTTGTGGAACAACGCCTTTTGGGTCCGTAAAGGCTTAGGCGATGCATATGCTCGCCTGATCAAGCCATGGCTCTCGCGTCATGTGCGGGCTGATCTCACAACTGTTGCACAGAAGGAAGCAGTGAAAACATTTACCACAAATCTAGAAAAATACCTGCTGACtgaaccaataaaaaatagaacCATTGTAGGCTTAGACCCAGGCTTTAGAGCCGGCTGCAAG GTTGGTGTTATAAATTGCAATGGTGAAAAACTGGAAGCTTGCACTTTACATCCAGATTTGAGACAACATAGAAATAATGACTTGGCTGCCAGACAACTAAAggatcttataaaaaaatatgg AGTAGAGCTCATAGGCTTAGGCAACGGTACAGCTTGTCGAGAAACAGAATTGTGGTTGAAAAGTCACCACATATCAGACAATGTTCCAATAATCATAGTCCCAGAACAAGGGGCTTCTATTTATTCTATAAGCAAGGAAGCCCAAaag gaACACCCAAATATGGATCCAAACTTAATATCAGCATTGTCAATAGCTAGGCGAGTATTAGATCCACTCGGAGAGCTGATAAAA GTAGAACCGAAGAACTTAGGGGTTGGTATGTACCAACATGATATTCCACCAAAAATGCTGGAAACCGCCTTGGATTCGGCTGTGGAAAAGGTTGTCAGTTTAGTTGGAGTTGATATCAACACTGCATCTCAAGCAATGTTAAG ACGAATTTCTGGTCTCAATGAAGGCAGAGCTAAGAAAATCATAGAATATCGCCAAGACCACAATGGGTTTTCGTCGAGAGCAGAGATTATGAAGGTGCCGGGAATAGGAAAAGTTACTTTCCAACAATGCGCTGGTTTCCTGACTGTTCTGGATAGTTCAGAGCCATTAGACACTACTATCATACATCCTGAGAGTTACAGCATAGCTAAGGC GTTTGCTAAGAAAATCGGTGTCAACATAAAAGACATCACACAGCCAAATTTTCCAGCAATTGTTGAAAGAAAAGTGGCTACAATTGATATAAGTAACACTAGCAAAGAGCTGAAAACTGATACGTGTACTCTAGAGCTTATTATCAATGCTTTCAAGCAGAAGAAATATGAAGACaatgttattacattttgtaaGCCTGTGTACTCTGTTTCTGTTCAAAATATGGAACAGTTAAAAGAAGGCACCTCGTTAACAG GTGTAGTACGTAACGTGGTACCTTTCGGTTGCTTCGTCGACTGCGGCGTAGGCGACAACGGCCTCATTCACAGGAGCAACTTAGGAGGAAATCAAACACCTAAATTAGGTGACAGGGTCGCTGTCACAGTGATAGCGTCGCCAAAACCAAAGAGAATACAGCTCAAACTTGAGAAAATATTGGACTGA
- the LOC142972480 gene encoding cilia- and flagella-associated protein 65-like: MQDSGLDKTSESISEVKVIDFGCIPVDTAMEKYVSVENTFDKSVTYRVTNIYILNNVDRVFNLSITSTPVKPGHCARVKIVFKPNVVGQSFTEYFLVDDTAENTYRLTVTGKCYGPRVSLDKRKLVFRICKNVTEQRKQSINIMNNSAVDTTYQWYMPVGGQGYFQISTGNCGLIRAFETISTTVLFIGTALGVYTAELVCLVLNQPPLFLNVFGTVVLPGNPMFSVQDHIFEKNWKRKSRFVHLMENSLNRLTYIPPASVFERYLDFGTGSVTDITKNISQTICVTNHEQEEGYIQWMPDPDTVFIVDPISSVIPPNESRLFTVRFRPKIENEVYGYLMCGDYQYKCYSEDSDVSKSKHAWFRIPCTGNTWLPCTEWITEWDCPIEVILPPTVPTRTTFANFMLSNKFEVPMHFKFDAPYGTNFVVMPICGIVQGRGWQIISVALEPKCFGDYCETWDLVINKVQKSRICFTGNAEMSQVEVMSHGYHPATHAMLEFQPTITGCTNYITSYLHNLTRMEIHLRVLNYASWLGADFGGSIVLPPKEIVHYHWWFFPREPDKVYETTITLSCVCLIDGRPVGEPTEVYIHISGFSEYPDLRVLPKSTNLHDIVVGESLTFSVTLYNYGSCYFTSKLYHIMNGNGDDFSGDRFEIDSTVNSLKPSNHCEVRMTVVPDGAGPRQVKIMYTVLFRTEYDEIEEIQPITKKICIIWYDGIYPTIKVKRTISVKCPVILSNHDVWNIVNVEDLNNAFVDSRPNIPLSVNLYAPDLCVRPGNVELIFIMGCIYAAPVPWNLRREKICDCEMIEVNVGTSLYEMRHTCEHRTYVELYPLSGIVSPENPNLLFLKFKYAVEGINTLCYIMTMPNQRTIYIYIHIFASLNTRGLLTPLRRPLYMDDDYLAVLNCGRVPINNLDPVIRIIWLYNPTDVFTTWRLLRGNPVTREGALRCLLYFAEVPPLGKLAIPIAFMPTEMIDYKVEFLSSFGYDTVKILVTGQGGLPNCIETRLDIPFYTERVIREAYRREVVYLSMEHLILPPMSTHSLSRDIISICNDTDHVMRFIWLPERIANILNVVMTPCWGIIQPKSSEWITMTVYTLQEPSTFTTTVACEILDLTERRRYQRNELLKRTKIEKCNQEFIITELGTIHPDINDSPPYVLDIPKPQPSYLTMTVSVSSKGQRDGHQRLILRQLWNQAPPYDLLSTDLNEVSNERSPTGNNMTMVDIIRVIDGILWDALHSKMFRNQLEFYAKEEVPTYTQLMHKMDKEKKSRLSRRVTSGICDAIVNKAIFHTYGLSPKHDPPVLMLEAE; encoded by the exons ATGCAAGACAGCGGTTTGGATAAAACGAGTGAAAGCATATCCGAGGTGAAGGTGATAGATTTCGGTTGTATTCCTGTGGATACAGCGATGGAAAAATATGTCTCAGTTGAAAATACTTTCGAT AAAAGCGTAACATACAGGGTTACGAACATTTACATTTTGAACAACGTGGACCGAGTGTTCAACTTGTCAATAACATCAACTCCTGTAAAACCTGGTCATTGTGCAAGAGTCAAGATCGTTTTTAAGCCCAATGTGGTTGGACAGTCGTTTACAGAATATTTTCTTGTAGACGATACTGCTGAAAATACTTACAGGCTCACGGTCACTGGAAAATGTTACG GACCACGAGTATCCTTAGATAAAAGAAAACTTGTCTTCAGAATATGCAAAAATGTCACAGAGCAAAGAAAACAAtcgataaatattatgaataattcaGCAGTTGATACGACGTATCAGTGGTACATGCCTGTTGGTGGTCAAGGATACTTCCAA ATTTCAACAGGTAATTGCGGCCTCATTAGAGCTTTTGAAACCATTTCCACTACTGTTCTGTTCATCGGAACTGCTTTGGGAGTTTATACTGCAGAACTAGTATGTCTAGTTCTTAATCAG CCTCCCCTTTTCTTAAACGTATTCGGGACAGTGGTATTACCAGGGAACCCGATGTTCAGTGTCCAAGATCACATCTTCGAGAAGAACTGGAAGCGAAAGTCTCGTTTCGTACATCTCATGGAGAATAGTCTCAATCGTCTCACTTACATACCGCCTGCTTCTGTATTTGAAAGATACCTTGACTTTGGCACGGGCTCTGTTACCGATATTACGAAGAATATTTCGCAAACTATTTGCGTTACTAATCATGAGCAGGAGGAAGGGTACATTCAGTGGATGCCAG ATCCAGATACGGTATTTATCGTAGATCCCATATCTTCAGTGATACCTCCTAATGAATCAAGACTCTTCACAGTAAGATTTAG ACCTAAGATCGAGAACGAAGTGTACGGTTATCTGATGTGTGGGGACTATCAGTACAAATGCTACAGCGAAGACTCTGATGTGTCGAAGTCGAAACACGCTTGGTTTCGTATACCTTGCACCGGGAACACTTGGTTACCTTGCACGGAGTGGATCACTGAGTGGGACTGTCCTATTGAG GTTATTCTACCACCTACAGTACCCACAAGAACCACCTTCGCAAATTTCATGCTGTCTAACAAATTCGAGGTTCCAATGCATTTCAAGTTTGACGCACCTTACGGGAC AAACTTTGTAGTGATGCCTATATGTGGAATAGTTCAAGGACGTGGATGGCAGATTATATCAGTTGCGTTGGAACCAAAGTGCTTCGGAGATTATTGTGAAACGTGGGATTTGGTTATCAATAAAGTGCAAAAA TCTCGTATCTGCTTCACGGGTAATGCGGAGATGAGTCAAGTGGAAGTGATGTCTCACGGCTATCATCCCGCCACGCACGCGATGTTGGAGTTCCAGCCGACTATTACTGGATGCACTAACTACATCACCTCTTATCTTCACAATCTTACTAGGATGGAAATTCA TTTAAGAGTATTGAACTATGCATCGTGGTTGGGAGCTGACTTCGGTGGATCGATAGTGTTGCCTCCCAAAGAGATTGTTCATTATCACTGGTGGTTCTTTCCGAGAGAACCGGACAAGGTGTATGAGACTACCATCACTTTGTCTTGCGTGTGCTTGATAGATGGCAG GCCAGTTGGAGAGCCAACAGAAGTATACATCCACATTTCCGGGTTTTCGGAATATCCAGATTTGAGG GTTCTGCCAAAATCAACAAATCTGCACGACATCGTAGTAGGAGAGAGTTTGACGTTCTCTGTAACTTTATACAATTACGGCTCTTGCTACTTCACGTCTAAGCTATACCATATCATGAACGGAAATGGAGATGATTTCAGCGGTGATAGATTTGAAATTGACTCTACTGTT AACAGCCTGAAGCCTTCGAACCACTGTGAAGTCCGGATGACTGTGGTCCCAGACGGAGCCGGTCCAagacaagtaaaaataatgtacacaGTGCTTTTCCGTACCGAGTACGACGAGATTGAAGAAATACAACCTATTACTAAAAAGATTTGTATCATTTGGTATGATGGGATTTATCCTACCATTAAG GTGAAGCGAACAATATCAGTCAAATGTCCAGTTATATTGAGCAATCACGATGTGTGGAATATCGTCAATGTAGAGGA TCTAAACAATGCATTTGTGGACAGTCGACCGAACATACCACTATCAGTAAACCTTTACGCACCAGACTTGTGTGTACGACCTGGGAATGTAGAGTTGATATTCATAATGGGATGCATTTACGCCGCCCCGGTACCTTGGAACCTACGCAGAGAGAAGATATGCGACTGCGAAATGATTGAGGTCAATGTTGGGACGTCGCTTTATGAAATGAGACATACGTGCGAGCATAGGACTTATGTTGAACTGTATCCTCTGAGTGGCATAGTTTCG CCTGAAAACCCTAACCTACTGTTCTTAAAGTTCAAATACGCGGTTGAGGGTATAAACACACTATGTTACATAATGACGATGCCTAATCAAAgaacaatatacatatacattcaTATCTTCGCTTCTTTGAATACGAGAGGCCTGCTGACACCATTGCGAAGACCATTGTACATGGATGATGACTATCTTGCTGTACTTAATTGTGGGAGAGTGCCTATTAATAACTTGGATCCCGTCATAAGG ATCATATGGCTGTATAATCCTACAGACGTGTTCACAACATGGCGACTGTTACGCGGGAACCCTGTAACAAGGGAAGGAGCGCTCCGTTGCTTGCTTTACTTTGCAGAAGTACCGCCATTAGGCAAGCTGGCTATACCTATCGCGTTTATGCCTACTGAGATGATTGACTATAAG GTAGAATTCCTGTCATCGTTCGGTTACGATACAGTGAAAATTTTAGTGACAGGGCAAGGAGGGCTACCTAATTGTATCGAAACTAGACTTGATATACCATTCTACACTGAGAGGGTCATTAGAGAAGCTTATCGAAGAGAAGTG GTTTACTTATCGATGGAACATTTGATATTACCGCCAATGTCCACTCACTCTTTATCCCgagatataataagtatttgtaaCGACACAGACCATGTCATGCGATTTATTTGGTTGCC TGAAAGAATCGCTAATATTCTGAATGTAGTGATGACTCCGTGTTGGGGTATCATTCAACCAAAGTCTTCAGAGTGGATCACCATGACTGTTTATACGCTGCAAGAGCCTTCCACTTTCAC AACGACGGTAGCGTGTGAAATATTGGATCTAACGGAACGGAGGCGATACCAGCGCAACGAATTGTTGAAACGAACTAAAATTGAGAAATGCAATCAAGAGTTCATAATAACGGAACTAGGCACTATACACCCG GACATAAACGATTCTCCTCCATACGTGTTGGATATACCAAAACCACAACCCTCCTACTTGACTATGACAGTATCTGTTTCGTCTAAGGGACAGCGAGATGGACACCAAAGGTTGATTTTAAGACAACTTTGGAAtcag GCTCCACCATACGATCTACTATCGACGGATCTGAACGAAGTTTCTAATGAGAGATCTCCTACTGGCAACAACATGACTATGGTTGACATCATAAGAGTTATAGATGGAATCCTTTG GGATGCATTGCACAGTAAAATGTTCCGCAACCAATTGGAGTTTTATGCGAAGGAAGAAGTGCCGACTTACACTCAATTAATGCATAAAATGGACAAGGAGAAGAAATCGCGCTTGAGTCGAAG GGTGACTTCTGGAATATGCGACGCAATAGTCAACAAAGCAATTTTCCACACTTACGGCCTCAGTCCCAAGCATGATCCTCCAGTGCTGATGCTTGAAgctgaataa
- the Ack gene encoding activated Cdc42 kinase, with amino-acid sequence MESGTDWLCEILQNVQLEQFYLPIRDQLQITRLAHFDYVHAEDLEKIGISKPGVRRLFDAVRKKKLQLWNRKFWNKLFGSSSSVSKEKTDLSVRQAPQAETRTTCIILEKDIVLHNELGTGSFGVVKRGEWRISEQTSQTVPVAIKVLKADAFTQPGIYDDFRREVEAMHSLKHPNLIKLHGVVFHPLMMVCELATMGALLDYIRAQNGKVSLGYISKWSEQVAAGMAHLEKHRFLHRDLACRNILLSTLDLVKIGDFGLMRALPDADDCYVMSERRRVPFPWCAPESLRSRQFSHASDVWMFAVALWEMYSFGEEPWIGLNGSEILRLIMREGQRLTAPNACPPDVYMLMMQCWDLNPKERPTFAGIQRYMETNKFETAIAALSYRRPSKMTIDAGDPIILIDKRPELHWWKGQNQRTLEVGLFPSTLVTSTKSKVIPATKKSQTLSPVQRVQPSTPLPSNGVSDDSAVILRKRRTIESTQPPTTRGGNTGSKHFNYNKLINDRVAALNQDRANRGTREAHSKSLNQVKEDILIDLDLPPSTRLSTPTKKTTPNSQNAVSLLDEPIDVPELGLEADWGDHSIESLPGLSASSFSAQNYSNLYGAKSLDNLTTPLHFSSAQSTTQQDPFDTTQFWPTNQQTTPRPNYEITLKETPTYQESHRYASNNYSASTSADNSHIYNNTPSTSNNTLQNNSPYGTVPTSNYAKTSTLSLERNAVPSVSASLAEMSLDDRISESLNLRTKSNNGEYLYAETGYNAPSTSGAPANNASEDSKYHDIPLYKNYDITPVQQQFILETKDYYTKLSTPTKTNTNNDYEKNIYVPKYEEEAEKLRNFSECVENSKNYSALKYQNVGDFNHYSNYAVGYGTSAASTSHGAVYDEVNDTASNFYSEIGDSSPAVYAAAPLYSNANLYDEVYEEAAPRPHRPAPPCPQPK; translated from the exons ATGGAATCAGGCACGGACTGGCTTTGTGAGATTCTGCAAAACGTTcaacttgaacaattttatttgccaATCAGAGATCAGTTACAG ataacAAGACTAGCACATTTTGACTATGTGCATGCTGAAGACCTTGAAAAAATAGGCATCAGCAAGCCTGGTGTCCGCAGGCTTTTTGATGCTGTGCGTAAAAAGAAATTGCAGCTGTGGAACCGGAAGTTTTGGAACAAACTCTTTGGTTCATCAAGCTCGGTGTCTAAGGAGAAAACTGACCTCTCAGTGAGACAAGCACCACAGGCTGAAACTAGAACTACATGCATTATTTTAGAAAAGGATATTGT tttaCATAATGAGCTTGGTACAGGCTCATTTGGTGTTGTCAAGCGAGGGGAGTGGAGAATCTCTGAACAAACATCTCAAACTGTTCCTGTAGCCATTAAAGTATTGAAAGCTGATGCATTTACACAGCCAGGCATATATGATGACTTTAGAAGAGAAGTAGAGGCTATGCACAGTTTAAAACACCCTAATCTTATCAAACTACATGGTGTAGTGTTCCATCCTCTTATGATGGTGTGTGAGTTAGCCACCATGGGTGCTTTACTGGATTATATTAGAGCCCAAAATGGCAAGGTCTCACTTGGCTATATATCTAAATGGTCAGAACAAGTGGCTGCTGGCATGGCACATCTGGAAAAACATAGATTCTTACACAGAGATCTGGCatgcagaaatattttattatctactttAGATTTG GTGAAAATTGGTGACTTTGGTCTGATGAGAGCTCTTCCTGACGCCGACGATTGCTACGTGATGAGCGAACGTCGTCGTGTGCCGTTCCCGTGGTGCGCTCCTGAGTCACTTCGCAGTCGACAGTTCTCCCACGCCTCTGACGTATGGATGTTCGCCGTCGCCCTCTGGGAAATGTACTCATTCGGAGAAGAACCATGGATAG GCTTAAACGGCTCGGAGATTCTTCGGCTAATAATGCGTGAAGGTCAGCGTCTCACTGCACCGAACGCGTGTCCTCCCGACGTGTATATGTTGATGATGCAGTGCTGGGATCTCAACCCTAAGGAGAGGCCCACTTTCGCAGGCATACAGCGGTATATGGAAACTAACAAGTTCGAAACTGCGATTGCAGCACTCAG TTACCGGCGGCCGAGTAAGATGACAATAGACGCGGGCGACCCTATTATTCTAATAGATAAAAGACCTGAACTGCATTGGTGGAAGGGACAGAACCAAAGGACCTTGGAAGTGGGATTATTTCCTAG CACTCTAGTCACAAGCACTAAAAGTAAAGTTATCCCAGCAACTAAGAAGTCACAAACATTGTCACCAGTGCAAAGAG TTCAACCATCAACTCCTCTACCATCAAACGGTGTATCGGACGACTCGGCGGTGATCCTTCGCAAGCGACGCACGATCGAGTCCACTCAGCCGCCCACCACTCGCGGCGGCAACACGGGCAGCAAGCACTTCAACTATAACAAACTTATCAACGATCGAGTCGCCGCTCTAAACCAAGACCGAGCCAACAGAGGGACAAGAGAGGCGCATTCTAAAAGTTTGAATCAAG TAAAAGAGGACATTTTAATCGATCTGGACCTGCCGCCGTCGACAAGACTGAGCACGCCTACTAAGAAGACAACGCCAAATAGTCAAAACGCTGTGTCCTTACTAGATGAACCCATTGATGTACCAGAGTTAG GTCTCGAAGCAGATTGGGGAGATCATAGCATAGAAAGTCTTCCCGGTTTGTCAGCGAGTTCGTTCAGCGCGCAGAATTACTCTAATTTATATGGTGCTAAGTCATTAGACAATCTCACTACACCGCTACACTTCAGTAGCGCGCAGTCAACCACACAGCAAGACCCCTTCGACACGACGCAGTTCTGGCCCACCAACCAACAGACAACACCTAGACCTAATTATGAAATAACTCTCAAAGAAACTCCAACATATCAAGAATCTCACAGATACGCCTCGAACAATTACTCCGCCTCCACGAGCGCGGACAACTCACATATCTATAATAATACGCCATCTACTAGCAATAatacactacaaaataattctCCTTACGGTACCGTACCCACTTCTAACTACGCAAAGACTAGCACTCTCTCGTTAGAACGAAACGCCGTTCCCAGCGTTTCGGCGTCGCTCGCAGAAATGTCTCTGGACGACAGAATCTCAGAGTCTTTGAATCTCAGAACAAAAAGCAATAACGGTGAATACCTGTATGCGGAGACGGGGTACAACGCACCTTCTACTTCCGGCGCACCCGCGAACAACGCTTCCGAAGATAGTAAATACCACGATATTCCCCTCTACAAAAACTACGATATCACCCCAGTCCAACAACAGTTCATACTAGAGACGAAGGACTATTACACTAAACTGTCTACGCCTACAAAGACTAACACCAACAACGATTACGAGAAGAACATCTACGTGCCCAAGTACGAGGAGGAAGCCGAGAAGTTGCGAAACTTCAGCGAATGCGTCGAGAACTCGAAAAACTACTCGGCCCTCAAGTATCAGAACGTCGGGGATTTCAATCATTACTCCAATTATGCAGTCGGTTACGGCACAAGTGCGGCTTCGACGTCGCACGGCGCGGTTTACGACGAGGTCAACGACACGGCGAGTAACTTCTACAGCGAGATCGGCGACTCCAGCCCCGCCGTGTACGCGGCGGCGCCGCTGTACTCCAACGCCAACCTGTACGACGAGGTGTACGAGGaggccgcgccgcgcccgcaccgccccgcgccgccctgCCCCCAGCCCAAGTGA